The Neoasaia chiangmaiensis sequence CATGCGAGTCTGACCCGGCAGGCCGCCGAACTCGCCGCACAGCACGCCGAAGCCACGGATGCCATTCGATCCGAAGCGAAGCGGCAGACCCTTGCAGATGAGCGCCAGCAGGCCGAAGCGGCACTCGAAAACGCCCGGCAGGCGGAGAACGCGGCACGGGAGGCCGCAACACTGGCCGAGACCGCACGCTTGCAGGCATCGTCCGCACGTCAGGACCATGCACAGCGCGCCGCCTTGCTGCAACGCGAACATGAGACCGCCCTTACGGCACAAAACCGTGCCGAGGCGCATGACGCGCAACTCGAAAGGGAGTATCGCGAGGCTCAGTCCCGGCAGGTTCCTCCGGCGGATCTCGAACAGGTCCGGCAAGCGACGCGGCAGGCAGATGGCGACCTCACGGCCCTGCTGCGCGATATCGAAACACAGGAACGGCAGGTCGAAACCGCACGGGTCGCACAGGCACAGCACGATTCGGCGTTGCGGGATCTGGAAGCCGAGATCCTGCGCCTCAGCGCCCGACGGGACGGACTCGGGTCACCGATCGAACCGGACTATCGCCTCCGCCACGCGGCCCTGATCGACCTACTGGAGGTACCGGCGGATCTCGGGCCAGCCGTAGCCGCCGTGCTCGCGGATGGTCTGGACGGTGCCGTGGATGCGCCAGACGCCCCCCTCAACTGGCGACCTCTGCCACCCGACGCGTTCCCTGCCATCTCAGTGTTCACCGTCGCCGCCACGCCACTCAGCGCGCTGATCGAGGCGCCCGAGGCCCTGCGACGCTGTTTCGACGCCGTCGGCGTGGTCGAAAATTCCCATGACGGGCTTCGGGGGCAGTCAGCCCTGTCGCCGGGACAATGCCTCGTGTCGCGTGATGGCGCCCTATGGCGATGGGACGGCTACAGCATCGCCGCCGGTCGCCCGAGCCGGGCGGCACAGCGGCTGGAGCATCGGCGCCAGTTCGTCGCCCTGTCGCGCGAAATCACCGAGCGGGAAAACGCCCTTCCCCGCGTGCGGGAACGGCTGGAGGACGCGCGCAAAGCGTTTCGATCGGCCGAAAAAATCCTGTCCGACCGACGGTCGGCACGTGGTCCGGCAGAACAGAAGCTGGCTGTCTGTCGCAAGACAGAAGCGGAGGTCACGGCTCGCGCCGCCGCCGCCACACTCGCGCTCGACGCCGCGACACAGCAACGCGCTCGCGCTCAGACAGCACACGGGGAAGCCCAGGAGCGTCTCGCCGACGCGAAACTGGCCCTGTCCGCCCTGCCGCATGCCGACGATCTGCACCGGGCTGACCGATCGGCGCAGGAGCAGGCGCGAACCGCCCAGACGCAGCTTGACGCAGCAGCCCATACGCGCGTCGAAGCTGCCAGAGCGCTCGACCGCGCGCGTGACATTCAGGGGCAGGTGGAGCTTCAGCACCGGACCGCTGCCGATCGCATCGCAACGATTACGCCAGCGTTGGCGCGTGTCCACGAAGATCTGGCACAGATCGAAACATTACAGGACGAGAACGCCCGGCAACGACAGCAGCAGGATGTCGATCAGGCGCGTGTGTTCGCAGAAGCGGCCCGTCGAAAGCTTGCGGAAGAGACCGCGGCCCTTGCCGCCGCGCGTGCGCAGTGCCAGTCCGCCGATGCTTCGTTGGCCGCCGTCTCGCAATCCCAGCGCGCGCAGAGCGAGCAGCGAATCGCCCTTCTGGGGCGCGAAGCCGTGCTGGCTCCTCGCCTGGAGACACAACAGGCCGCCCTTTCGGCGCTTGCCGCGGCCTGGGAAGCGCTACCACCTGAACCCGATCTGGCGGGATGCGAGGAAAGCGCCCGGCTTGCCCATGCCGACGCCACCGCGACCCGCACTGCCTTCGAGAACACCCGCACACAGGCAACTCTCCTGAATGCCGAGGCAACACGGGTGGACGATTCACTCGCCGCGATTCTGCCGCGCATCGACGCCGGTCATGCGCGGCTGGAGGCGCTGCATCGTGAGAATGAAGAGGCCCGTCGTCGCCGAAGCGGTTTGCAAACCGCAGCGGAAGAAGCCGCCATCGAACCCGAACGCATGCGGAACGCCGCGATCCGCCAGAAAGAAGCGCTTGCCGCGGCGGAACTGGCGGCGCGTTCGAGCGAAGACGCCCTGCGAAGCGTGGAAGAGCAGCTACAGACCACCACGCAGCAACGAGAGAGCGCCCGGCAACGGGCCGCAAGCGCCCGCGAGGATGAAATCCGCCTGACCGAACGCCTGGCACAGGCGCAGGCTGCCCGAGAGACGCTTCTGGCCGCCGGGCCGCCGCCCGACACGGCACCGCCGGCGGATCTGTCGGACCGGGCGGAGACAACACTGCGTCGTGCCATCGCCCGCACGCTCCGCGAACGCGATGCTCTCGGTCCGGTCAACCTGCGCGCCGAACAGGAACATGACGAAGCGCGCGCGCAGGCTGACACCCTCGCGCATGAGCACGGGGAACTGCAGGAAGCAATCAATCGCCTGCGCGGTTCGATCGGCCATCTCAACCGGGAAGGCCGGGGGCGGCTGCAAGCGGTCTTCGCGGAAGTGGACCGGCATTTTCAGCTGCTGTTCGCCCGCATGTTCAATGGCGGACGCGCGCATCTCGGCCTCGTCGGGAGCGACGATCCGCTGGAGGCCGGGCTGGAAATCTTCGCGCAGCCGCCGGGCAAGAAGCTCTCGACGCTTTCCCTTCTTTCCGGCGGCGAGCAGGCCCTGACGGCGTTGTCGCTCGTCTTCGCCACCTTCAGATGCCAGCCCGCCCCGATCTGCGTTCTGGACGAAGTGGACGCACCGCTTGACGATGCGAATGTCGAGCGGCTGTGTGCCCTCGTCCGCGACATGGCTGAGGAATCCGGCACTCGATTTGTCGTCGTGACGCATCACCAACTGACGATGGCGCATATGGACCGGCTGTTCGGCGTCACGATGCAGGAGCGTGGGGTCAGCCGCGTCCTGTCGGTGGATTTATCCAGCGCCGCGGCCTTCGCGCAGCCGGGAAATCGCGATCCGGTCTCGTAATCGTCGGCCAGATAGCCATATTGAAACGATGTCAGAAGCAAACATGAGGGCGGTCGGACGTTTCGCCCTCTAACGCCTAAAAAGAAAGAACAAAACGATCGCGCGCGGCCCCGACAGTCTCACATCCGTTCCTGATCTGACGGCATTGACCGCTGGCCGGGGGTTGCGTGTCGTCGGCGATGTGCATGGCGATCTGCATGCCTTCGAACATGCCGTCGCCACCGACCGGTTCATTATCCAGCTGGGTGATCTGGTC is a genomic window containing:
- a CDS encoding AAA family ATPase produces the protein MTAKITRLRIAGFKSFADAAHVDILPGLTGIVGPNGCGKSNVVEALRWAMGESSARALRGGELDDLIFAGTGARPARNLAEVTLWLEDATGLAPAPFAENADLEITRRAERGAGSDFRLNGKTLRARDVTTMFADLSSGARSSSIISQNRVGTLINAKPEERRALLEEAAGISGLHARRHDAELKLRQTEANIARAEDLRVQLEERLSSLGEQTVQAKRYRSLAESLRADEVALQALLHARADLAIAQTENALAHAARALKEAVEQTNAATDQEVLGRSALAPAQSARDTARTTLERLRIQAEGAAQAEAEAQRALAAAQERLKQGEDDERAAAARLADAQGTLERDIAEGDRLRAAHEALPERRTLAARDAEAAEAVWQAAQLHATQADAALLDARLRFDSRRQAAEALEKRQHTLQHDVSTLTQELAQLRAELPTQAAVDELTTAQADAERAGVQARQALEALASIRQEAELAAELAMRTLRDVERTTAENNAEQTRLADRHASLTRQAAELAAQHAEATDAIRSEAKRQTLADERQQAEAALENARQAENAAREAATLAETARLQASSARQDHAQRAALLQREHETALTAQNRAEAHDAQLEREYREAQSRQVPPADLEQVRQATRQADGDLTALLRDIETQERQVETARVAQAQHDSALRDLEAEILRLSARRDGLGSPIEPDYRLRHAALIDLLEVPADLGPAVAAVLADGLDGAVDAPDAPLNWRPLPPDAFPAISVFTVAATPLSALIEAPEALRRCFDAVGVVENSHDGLRGQSALSPGQCLVSRDGALWRWDGYSIAAGRPSRAAQRLEHRRQFVALSREITERENALPRVRERLEDARKAFRSAEKILSDRRSARGPAEQKLAVCRKTEAEVTARAAAATLALDAATQQRARAQTAHGEAQERLADAKLALSALPHADDLHRADRSAQEQARTAQTQLDAAAHTRVEAARALDRARDIQGQVELQHRTAADRIATITPALARVHEDLAQIETLQDENARQRQQQDVDQARVFAEAARRKLAEETAALAAARAQCQSADASLAAVSQSQRAQSEQRIALLGREAVLAPRLETQQAALSALAAAWEALPPEPDLAGCEESARLAHADATATRTAFENTRTQATLLNAEATRVDDSLAAILPRIDAGHARLEALHRENEEARRRRSGLQTAAEEAAIEPERMRNAAIRQKEALAAAELAARSSEDALRSVEEQLQTTTQQRESARQRAASAREDEIRLTERLAQAQAARETLLAAGPPPDTAPPADLSDRAETTLRRAIARTLRERDALGPVNLRAEQEHDEARAQADTLAHEHGELQEAINRLRGSIGHLNREGRGRLQAVFAEVDRHFQLLFARMFNGGRAHLGLVGSDDPLEAGLEIFAQPPGKKLSTLSLLSGGEQALTALSLVFATFRCQPAPICVLDEVDAPLDDANVERLCALVRDMAEESGTRFVVVTHHQLTMAHMDRLFGVTMQERGVSRVLSVDLSSAAAFAQPGNRDPVS